One Paenibacillus crassostreae DNA segment encodes these proteins:
- the recJ gene encoding single-stranded-DNA-specific exonuclease RecJ, with translation MIHSKYKWQPQPYNNDTIQEFVKALSISPLLASLLITRGIRTIDEANKFMKGSMDDLHDPFMLRGMKEAVPRIHQAVESKEHILVYGDYDADGVSSTSLMIYLMRYMSASYDIYIPHRSNEGYGLHNHALDWAHQQGVSLIITVDTGISAVEQVAYANSLGIDVIVTDHHEPPDILPDAYALINPKLSDCPYPYKGLAGVGVAYKLCQALLGEPPIEWTELVAIGTVADLMPLTGENRILVQSGITCMRKSSFEGIKALIEVCGIDHKTLTSTNIGFSMAPRINASGRLDHAGRAVSLLTSSDPSAALGLAHELDDLNKQRQVVVEDIVQEALGQLEKKIQSGGVPSVIVLTGKGWNVGVVGIVASKILERYYRPVIILGIDEETGNCKGSARSIPGFDMYVALSSCKHLMDHYGGHAAAAGMSLHIGQLAEFEQALNQYAQSIITPEDLIPVTIADGEWKLADLPITVIEEMESLQPFGMANPVPRFIIKDVVMQESRKMGRDQKHLRLTMQQGHSRLEAVAFGQGDLAELLTVGASMDVIGELTINEWNGSRKLQLMLHDLRISEPQIFDLREVLDVEENLKRFLHLFGSRHRSDNINIAAICGEQTLNCARNHLNELSLWGYDKNGEIVAKNAIAIHDDIDGITTLFVLELPRTPEQLQKMMSGFKSLHNIILLYDVKRHVKGKLQVPDRDLFKNLYIMLIRLCSEPVSEKTVLDRISQQASVSIRMLSKMMDVFEELSFIERSNDMISLISAPSKKDLEQSSHFRELIELAEMEQKLVDANTVQLTDWMLSLLKGVS, from the coding sequence GTGATTCATTCTAAATACAAGTGGCAGCCTCAGCCATACAATAATGATACAATACAGGAATTTGTGAAGGCATTATCGATATCTCCATTATTAGCCTCACTTTTAATTACTAGAGGAATTCGAACTATTGATGAGGCTAACAAGTTTATGAAAGGTAGTATGGATGATTTGCATGATCCTTTTATGTTGCGGGGAATGAAAGAGGCTGTACCTAGAATTCATCAAGCTGTAGAAAGTAAAGAGCATATTTTAGTATATGGAGATTATGATGCAGATGGAGTCTCTAGTACCTCATTGATGATCTATCTCATGCGTTATATGAGTGCTTCATATGATATTTATATTCCTCATCGTTCCAATGAAGGTTATGGACTACATAATCATGCTCTAGATTGGGCACATCAGCAAGGTGTTTCTCTCATCATAACTGTAGATACAGGGATTAGCGCTGTAGAACAAGTTGCTTATGCAAATTCGCTGGGGATAGATGTTATTGTTACTGATCACCACGAACCACCGGATATTCTTCCGGATGCCTATGCTCTCATTAATCCTAAGCTATCGGATTGCCCATATCCCTATAAAGGGCTTGCTGGAGTAGGAGTTGCTTATAAGCTATGTCAGGCCTTGTTAGGGGAACCACCTATAGAGTGGACTGAACTTGTTGCAATAGGAACAGTAGCGGATTTAATGCCGTTGACAGGTGAGAATCGAATTTTGGTTCAATCAGGGATAACATGTATGCGTAAATCCTCTTTTGAAGGGATTAAGGCATTGATCGAAGTATGTGGGATTGATCATAAGACTCTGACATCCACCAATATTGGCTTTAGTATGGCACCAAGAATAAATGCAAGTGGCAGATTGGATCACGCAGGAAGAGCAGTCTCATTATTGACATCTAGCGATCCTTCAGCAGCACTAGGACTAGCTCATGAATTAGATGACTTGAATAAACAGCGCCAGGTTGTGGTTGAAGATATTGTTCAGGAGGCACTAGGTCAGCTTGAAAAGAAGATACAGTCTGGTGGTGTGCCGTCTGTTATCGTACTGACTGGTAAAGGATGGAATGTTGGTGTAGTAGGCATTGTAGCTTCAAAAATATTAGAACGGTATTATCGCCCAGTTATTATTCTCGGTATTGATGAGGAAACTGGAAACTGTAAGGGTTCTGCAAGATCAATTCCAGGATTTGATATGTATGTAGCCCTATCGTCATGTAAACATTTAATGGATCATTATGGTGGGCATGCTGCAGCTGCTGGAATGAGCTTACATATCGGTCAGCTAGCTGAATTTGAACAAGCACTTAATCAATATGCTCAATCGATCATAACACCGGAAGATTTAATTCCAGTTACAATAGCTGATGGGGAATGGAAGTTAGCAGATTTACCAATAACAGTGATCGAAGAGATGGAATCGCTACAACCCTTTGGGATGGCTAATCCTGTTCCTCGTTTCATCATCAAGGATGTAGTAATGCAAGAGTCTCGTAAGATGGGTCGTGATCAGAAGCATCTTAGACTCACGATGCAGCAAGGCCATAGTAGACTAGAAGCTGTTGCTTTTGGACAAGGTGATTTAGCAGAACTACTAACTGTTGGTGCTTCAATGGATGTCATTGGTGAGTTAACAATTAATGAGTGGAATGGCTCACGAAAATTGCAGCTTATGCTCCATGACTTGAGGATATCTGAGCCACAGATCTTTGATTTGCGTGAAGTTCTAGATGTTGAAGAGAATTTAAAACGATTCTTACATCTGTTTGGCTCTCGACATCGTAGTGATAATATCAATATAGCAGCCATTTGTGGAGAACAGACATTAAATTGTGCGAGAAATCATTTGAACGAACTATCTCTTTGGGGTTATGATAAGAACGGTGAAATAGTAGCTAAGAATGCCATCGCTATTCATGATGATATAGATGGTATTACGACGTTATTTGTATTGGAATTACCCCGAACTCCAGAACAACTGCAGAAGATGATGTCTGGTTTCAAGTCATTACACAACATTATTCTTCTCTATGACGTGAAGCGCCATGTTAAAGGGAAACTTCAAGTTCCTGATCGAGATTTATTTAAGAATTTGTATATTATGTTGATCCGTTTATGTTCAGAGCCCGTATCTGAGAAAACAGTGCTAGACAGAATAAGCCAACAAGCTTCAGTCTCAATTAGGATGCTTTCTAAGATGATGGATGTATTCGAAGAGTTGTCTTTTATAGAACGGAGCAATGATATGATTTCACTAATATCTGCACCATCTAAGAAAGACCTAGAACAATCATCACATTTCCGTGAATTGATTGAGCTTGCGGAGATGGAGCAGAAATTGGTTGATGCAAATACTGTTCAATTAACCGATTGGATGCTATCCCTTTTGAAAGGGGTCTCATAA
- a CDS encoding cation diffusion facilitator family transporter — protein MAIQHSAPIKTATWTGIITELMLAVFKGVVGYFSDSKALLGDALYSVTEAFTSLANKTPWKRAHATNKRRSGKIKSIVMILFSIVVLIGGVQMATQAIQDLSKSNLKAPGQFSVVAIFVSFAVREAIFQFQYRLAKKDNDDKQLQLGHVMNHRLGLITSLIVFIGVFLSIAGEMYGWPGLLYMDSIAGIIVAGLVIRKGYLLTMDTVYGRLAQEEIAEENTINFIDTIQRVHGIITVDDLRIQESGHYIILHVKVSVNPRITVYEAHDIAERVKKLLMNRFLHVSDVNIQVAPYDPGYPYKSNHDLNNQEMHTLLQ, from the coding sequence GTGGCTATACAACATTCAGCACCAATTAAAACTGCAACTTGGACAGGAATTATCACTGAATTAATGCTTGCTGTATTCAAAGGAGTCGTTGGCTATTTTTCGGATAGCAAGGCTTTACTTGGAGATGCATTGTATTCAGTAACGGAAGCCTTCACTTCACTTGCTAATAAAACTCCTTGGAAGAGGGCTCATGCTACGAATAAACGTAGATCCGGGAAAATCAAATCTATTGTGATGATATTATTTTCAATAGTTGTTTTGATTGGAGGAGTACAAATGGCTACTCAAGCCATTCAGGATCTTTCGAAAAGTAATCTCAAAGCACCAGGTCAATTTTCAGTTGTTGCTATTTTTGTCTCTTTTGCGGTGAGAGAAGCTATCTTTCAATTTCAATATCGATTAGCGAAAAAAGATAATGATGATAAGCAATTGCAATTAGGTCATGTCATGAACCACCGATTAGGATTAATCACTTCATTGATTGTATTTATTGGGGTATTTCTTTCGATTGCAGGAGAGATGTATGGTTGGCCTGGATTGTTATACATGGACTCTATTGCGGGTATTATCGTTGCTGGATTAGTAATTAGAAAAGGATATCTCCTTACCATGGATACTGTTTATGGTAGGCTTGCTCAGGAGGAGATAGCAGAAGAGAATACTATTAACTTTATTGATACAATTCAGCGAGTTCATGGAATTATTACAGTGGATGATTTAAGAATACAAGAGTCTGGACATTATATTATCCTTCATGTAAAAGTTAGCGTTAATCCACGGATTACAGTATATGAGGCACATGATATTGCAGAACGTGTAAAGAAATTGCTGATGAACCGTTTTCTACATGTAAGTGATGTCAATATACAAGTTGCTCCCTATGATCCAGGATATCCGTATAAGTCCAATCACGATTTAAATAATCAGGAAATGCACACGTTGCTCCAATAA
- the secF gene encoding protein translocase subunit SecF, with protein MHFKKDFDFVHVSKYFYMISIVLTIVGVICLSVFGLNFGVDFKAGSNVDVSLSKSLTISDINPIIEEIGVAEGTSITPGENRVNIRFNEVLTEDHDKQLKEAILKLDSTASFEVNTVDTQMAKELARNAIYAVLLSCIGIIIYVSIRFEWRFALAAILALVHDAFLVITVFSIFQLEVELIFITAVLTIIGYSINDTIVIFDRIRENLRFAKLKTDEDLVVVVNKSVNQTIKRSLYTALTVFIAAFFLFMFGGESIKMFSLAMVIGLLFGAYSSIFIASPFWLLLKGKQKNTKVGKAS; from the coding sequence GTGCACTTTAAAAAGGATTTCGATTTTGTTCATGTTAGTAAATATTTCTATATGATTTCTATAGTCCTTACAATCGTTGGTGTTATTTGCCTTTCTGTCTTTGGATTGAATTTTGGTGTCGATTTCAAAGCTGGTTCTAATGTGGACGTATCACTCTCAAAATCACTAACAATAAGCGATATTAACCCGATTATTGAAGAGATTGGAGTCGCTGAAGGAACGAGTATTACACCGGGTGAAAATCGGGTTAATATTCGCTTTAATGAAGTGCTGACAGAGGATCACGATAAACAATTGAAAGAAGCTATTCTCAAACTAGACAGCACAGCTTCATTTGAAGTTAATACAGTGGATACTCAAATGGCAAAAGAACTTGCTAGAAATGCCATCTATGCGGTTCTTCTATCTTGTATTGGTATTATTATTTATGTCAGCATTCGTTTTGAATGGCGGTTCGCACTTGCAGCTATTTTGGCGCTTGTGCATGATGCATTTTTGGTCATCACCGTGTTCTCTATATTCCAATTGGAAGTAGAATTAATCTTCATAACGGCTGTGTTGACTATTATTGGTTATTCCATTAATGATACGATTGTTATATTTGACCGGATACGTGAGAATTTACGTTTCGCTAAGTTGAAAACAGATGAAGATCTTGTAGTTGTAGTGAATAAGAGTGTTAATCAAACGATTAAGCGTTCATTATATACCGCACTTACGGTCTTTATAGCAGCGTTCTTCCTATTCATGTTTGGAGGAGAATCGATTAAGATGTTCTCATTGGCGATGGTCATCGGGTTATTATTCGGTGCCTACTCTTCTATCTTTATCGCGAGCCCATTCTGGTTACTTCTTAAGGGTAAACAAAAGAATACAAAAGTCGGCAAAGCATCATAA
- the secD gene encoding protein translocase subunit SecD, whose product MKRIISFFVTVIVLSGVMLVSTPGLLDKVRLGLDLKGGFEILYEATPLVEGQAVTQESLNSTAQSLEKRANVLGTSEPEVTTEGSNRIRLKIAGVTDEAEVRKKMKEPANLTFRSAPNGGIEQTDFTQVELLGSDFKENGAEVVYNTLNKPEISIQVNDKNKFAEVTKRLIGKELAIFLDETMLSAPTVQAELTDGKAQITGSYSIDEANNLRDTINLGALPLSLTEKYSQSVGATLGKQSLDKTIIAGLTASVLILIFMIGIYRLPGLLASFALILHTWLLILVFVLADFTLTLPGIAAFILGIGMAVDANIITNERIREEMRNGRSVMSSVKAGNKNSFRTILDSNITTIIVAGVMYAYGSGAVKGFALVLIIEIVLSIATNVYFSHWLITLLVKSGLLKKPKQFGVKESEIRAL is encoded by the coding sequence ATGAAGAGAATCATCAGTTTTTTTGTAACAGTAATTGTTTTATCTGGAGTAATGCTTGTTTCTACTCCGGGATTACTTGATAAGGTCCGTTTGGGCCTCGACCTTAAGGGAGGATTTGAAATTCTCTATGAGGCTACACCTCTAGTTGAAGGACAAGCAGTCACTCAGGAGTCGTTGAATAGTACAGCTCAAAGTTTAGAAAAACGGGCCAATGTACTGGGAACTAGTGAACCAGAAGTGACAACAGAAGGATCTAATCGAATTCGGCTGAAAATCGCTGGGGTAACCGACGAAGCTGAGGTTAGAAAGAAAATGAAAGAACCTGCGAACCTTACCTTTCGTAGTGCGCCAAATGGAGGTATAGAACAGACTGATTTCACCCAAGTGGAGCTCTTAGGAAGTGATTTCAAAGAGAACGGTGCTGAAGTTGTCTATAACACTTTGAATAAACCTGAAATCAGTATCCAAGTGAATGATAAGAATAAATTTGCTGAAGTTACTAAACGTCTGATTGGCAAAGAATTAGCTATTTTCTTGGATGAAACGATGCTTTCTGCACCCACGGTACAAGCAGAATTAACTGATGGGAAAGCACAAATTACAGGCAGTTATAGTATTGATGAAGCTAATAATCTTCGAGATACTATTAATCTAGGAGCATTACCACTGAGCTTAACAGAGAAATACTCTCAAAGTGTAGGTGCTACCCTTGGTAAGCAGTCTCTAGATAAAACGATAATTGCAGGACTTACTGCATCTGTACTTATACTTATTTTCATGATCGGAATTTATCGCTTACCTGGATTATTAGCAAGTTTTGCTTTGATTTTGCATACTTGGCTACTTATTCTAGTATTCGTTCTGGCGGATTTCACCTTAACGTTACCAGGTATTGCAGCGTTTATTCTAGGAATTGGAATGGCTGTAGATGCTAACATCATTACCAATGAACGGATTAGGGAAGAAATGCGTAACGGAAGAAGTGTTATGTCTTCAGTTAAGGCGGGTAACAAGAATTCATTCCGTACAATATTAGATTCTAATATTACGACGATTATTGTTGCGGGTGTCATGTACGCTTATGGATCTGGAGCAGTAAAAGGTTTCGCATTAGTATTGATTATAGAGATTGTATTAAGTATTGCTACGAACGTATACTTCTCTCACTGGCTGATTACCCTTTTGGTTAAGTCAGGCCTACTTAAAAAACCGAAGCAATTTGGTGTGAAGGAGAGTGAAATTCGTGCACTTTAA
- a CDS encoding post-transcriptional regulator — MDMEGMSTAQLDENIQMMCNSKAEEFRLIGYENVTGKDIWNCVGSRYDKEGEPSLHKLVNDILSLKVTAFMNFMTISAYKGSTFD, encoded by the coding sequence ATGGATATGGAAGGAATGAGCACGGCCCAGTTAGATGAAAATATTCAAATGATGTGTAACAGCAAAGCTGAGGAATTCAGACTTATTGGATATGAGAATGTGACAGGTAAAGATATTTGGAACTGTGTTGGTTCAAGATATGATAAGGAGGGAGAACCCTCGCTTCATAAATTAGTCAATGATATTCTTTCATTGAAGGTCACAGCATTTATGAATTTTATGACAATATCAGCATATAAAGGGTCCACTTTTGATTAA
- the spoVB gene encoding stage V sporulation protein B has translation MNKYQKQTFIQGTLILLSAGIINRILGFIPRIALPRIIGAEGVGIYQLGYPFFLVIMTLITGGIPLAVSKLVSEAEIADNPQASRNVLRISFGLTFGLGILFMFLSIWFAPWVTQVILTDPRVYHTFVSMSPMLVIVAISSVFRGYFQGKQNMIPSAVSSIVETVVRIICVLCFSFMLLPKGIEFGAAGAMLGVMAGEFVGLLILLYHYHADDKHNTSSNSAGKSLEVPRMEGGVLRRLLKITIPVTAGKLVGSFSYLFESIITAQSLALAGFATSVATAQYGALQGMIIPLLLLPGALTTSLAVSLVPSLSEAAARNEHATIHKRLNQTINIALVTGAPFSVLMFILSAPLCLLLYSNQEISGMLQLMAPFTLFIYIQAPLQVALQVLDHPGKALRNTLIGAIIKLFLIWYLSSQPEYGIYGAVIAIIINSIIVTLLHGFSVTRLLSFKFNILNMLKICFAMLLMGIGVQLAYTQLPFHQHTWLQFLISCVIGFAIYMVIIFRIKLVSIRDIEKIPIIGQWLPFK, from the coding sequence TTGAACAAATATCAAAAACAGACATTTATCCAAGGTACATTAATACTATTATCAGCAGGGATCATTAATCGAATCTTAGGATTTATCCCACGAATTGCTCTGCCTCGAATCATTGGTGCAGAAGGTGTTGGTATTTACCAACTCGGATATCCTTTTTTCCTTGTCATCATGACATTAATTACTGGAGGAATCCCACTTGCTGTCTCTAAACTAGTGTCTGAAGCAGAAATAGCTGATAATCCGCAGGCTTCTCGAAACGTTCTACGCATTAGTTTTGGTTTAACATTTGGACTTGGCATCCTATTTATGTTTCTCTCCATTTGGTTTGCACCCTGGGTTACGCAAGTCATTCTAACAGATCCAAGAGTATATCATACTTTTGTCAGCATGAGTCCCATGCTAGTTATTGTTGCTATATCCTCCGTGTTCCGCGGATACTTCCAAGGTAAACAAAATATGATTCCTTCAGCCGTTTCCTCTATTGTAGAGACGGTGGTTCGGATTATTTGCGTTCTGTGTTTTTCATTTATGCTTCTGCCTAAAGGAATTGAATTTGGTGCTGCCGGTGCAATGCTGGGTGTTATGGCTGGTGAGTTTGTAGGCCTACTTATATTATTATATCACTATCATGCAGATGACAAGCATAACACATCATCTAATTCAGCTGGTAAGTCTCTGGAAGTTCCCAGAATGGAAGGCGGCGTACTTCGCCGTTTGCTCAAAATTACAATTCCAGTTACCGCTGGCAAACTAGTAGGTTCCTTTTCCTATTTATTCGAATCCATAATTACTGCACAAAGTCTAGCCTTAGCTGGGTTTGCTACTTCTGTCGCAACGGCTCAGTATGGTGCGTTGCAAGGTATGATCATTCCCCTACTACTATTACCAGGAGCACTAACAACATCTCTTGCAGTTTCTCTCGTACCTTCTTTATCTGAGGCTGCGGCACGTAATGAGCATGCCACTATCCACAAAAGACTTAATCAAACTATTAATATTGCGCTCGTAACCGGAGCACCATTCTCTGTGCTAATGTTTATCCTATCTGCTCCATTATGTTTATTACTGTACAGCAATCAGGAAATTTCGGGTATGTTACAGCTTATGGCGCCATTCACCTTATTTATTTACATACAGGCTCCTCTACAAGTAGCACTTCAGGTATTGGATCATCCAGGTAAAGCTTTACGGAATACATTGATTGGAGCAATTATTAAGTTATTCCTTATCTGGTACTTATCCTCACAACCAGAGTATGGTATTTACGGTGCCGTCATTGCCATTATTATTAACAGCATTATTGTTACCTTACTACATGGTTTCAGCGTAACACGACTACTCTCGTTCAAATTCAATATTTTAAATATGTTAAAAATATGTTTTGCTATGCTTTTGATGGGTATAGGAGTTCAACTCGCTTATACTCAACTACCTTTTCACCAACATACATGGTTACAATTTCTTATCTCATGTGTCATTGGATTCGCAATATATATGGTGATAATTTTTAGAATCAAGCTCGTTTCTATACGTGATATTGAAAAAATACCGATTATCGGACAATGGCTCCCATTCAAGTAA
- a CDS encoding YetF domain-containing protein, which translates to MPSEFMTYILRTLLMYVVIYATIRIMGKREIGKLSIFDLVISIMIAEIAVFVIDDIKRPVMDGIIPMVTLVLLQIVIAQIGLKSRKLRLLFDGKPTVLISNGKIHREAMKNQRYNLDDLMFQIRQKDIDNIANVEFAILETTGQLTVFPKEITSESDRYSKESYTRSKKLKSRKKILIPRGKVNNQGLPIPLIMDGRVMDENLILINKSRFWLKNEIQSKGVSDFKDIFLCSIDHNNQIYIDLKDNKFGNPSK; encoded by the coding sequence GTGCCATCTGAGTTTATGACATATATTTTGAGAACATTGCTGATGTATGTTGTGATATATGCCACGATTCGAATTATGGGAAAAAGAGAAATTGGAAAACTCTCCATATTCGATCTAGTAATATCTATCATGATTGCGGAAATTGCCGTTTTTGTGATTGATGATATTAAACGACCGGTTATGGACGGAATTATTCCGATGGTTACACTTGTACTGTTACAAATCGTTATCGCCCAAATTGGGTTGAAAAGTAGGAAATTGCGGCTATTGTTTGATGGTAAACCCACGGTACTCATATCCAATGGAAAGATACATCGAGAAGCGATGAAGAATCAACGATATAATCTGGATGATCTAATGTTTCAGATTCGTCAAAAAGATATCGATAACATCGCGAATGTGGAGTTTGCGATATTAGAGACGACGGGCCAACTTACGGTTTTTCCAAAAGAGATTACTTCGGAGTCTGACCGATACAGTAAAGAGTCTTATACAAGATCTAAGAAATTGAAGAGTAGAAAAAAAATACTTATTCCTAGAGGAAAGGTGAATAATCAAGGGTTACCAATTCCATTAATTATGGATGGTAGAGTCATGGATGAAAATTTAATATTAATTAATAAGTCACGATTCTGGTTAAAGAACGAGATTCAATCTAAAGGAGTAAGTGACTTTAAGGATATTTTTCTGTGTAGTATTGATCATAACAATCAAATCTATATTGATTTAAAAGATAATAAGTTCGGAAACCCATCAAAGTAG
- a CDS encoding TIGR04086 family membrane protein: MQFIRQFISFRINNSILAGLCYAFSWMMLGAFILSLLLWLSGMQEHELAKYTYIIHGISSAIGGIVSGKRSGSKGWVHGGITGLLYGIIILLIGFLALDNSFTTNDLIGICVSIIIGATGGMFGINLKK; this comes from the coding sequence ATGCAGTTTATCCGTCAGTTCATCTCATTTAGAATTAACAATTCGATTCTAGCCGGGCTATGTTATGCATTCTCTTGGATGATGCTAGGGGCGTTCATTCTATCATTATTATTATGGTTGTCCGGCATGCAAGAACATGAGCTTGCTAAGTACACCTATATCATTCACGGAATTTCCTCCGCAATAGGTGGAATTGTATCTGGGAAACGTTCAGGAAGTAAAGGATGGGTTCATGGGGGAATAACTGGATTGTTATACGGAATTATTATTCTACTTATTGGTTTTCTCGCATTAGATAACTCTTTTACTACGAATGATTTGATTGGCATTTGTGTCAGCATTATTATTGGGGCAACTGGTGGCATGTTCGGTATAAATTTAAAGAAATAA
- the yajC gene encoding preprotein translocase subunit YajC, with translation MFEFAADAGAGGASGIVSLIWPFVLMFAIFYFLLIRPQQKKQKARTAMLRALSKGDKVVTIGGLHGTIVEITDDTIVLLVNDATKLTFDRSSISQGVRNE, from the coding sequence ATGTTTGAATTTGCAGCAGATGCTGGGGCTGGTGGAGCATCAGGTATCGTTTCACTAATTTGGCCGTTTGTTTTAATGTTTGCGATCTTTTACTTCTTGTTAATTCGTCCTCAACAGAAGAAACAAAAGGCACGTACTGCTATGTTGAGAGCACTCTCTAAGGGTGACAAAGTAGTAACAATTGGTGGACTTCATGGTACGATTGTAGAAATCACAGATGATACGATTGTACTTCTTGTAAATGATGCAACTAAGCTAACTTTTGACCGTAGTTCTATAAGTCAAGGTGTACGCAACGAGTAG
- the tgt gene encoding tRNA guanosine(34) transglycosylase Tgt has protein sequence MTAAITYEHIKTCKQSGARLGRVHTPHGIIETPTFMPVGTLATVKTMSPEELKQMDAQIILSNTYHLFLRPGHDIIREAGGLHKFMNWDRPILTDSGGFQVFSLSEMRKITEEGVHFRSHLNGDKLFLSPEVVMEIQNALGSDIMMAFDECPPYPAEYEYVKKSLERTTRWAERCLESHARSHDQGLFGIVQGGMYEDLRRQSAQDLTSMDFPGYAIGGLSVGESKQLMYDVLDYTVPLLPSNKPRYLMGVGSPDALIEGSIRGIDMFDCVLPTRIARNGTTMTSEGRVVIRNAKYARDFGPLDPACDCYTCKNYSRAYLRHLIKADETFGLRLTTYHNLHFLLDLMRKVRQSIMEDRLLDFRDEFFEQYGLYENLKGF, from the coding sequence ATGACAGCTGCAATCACTTATGAACATATTAAAACATGTAAGCAATCAGGAGCTCGTTTAGGTCGTGTTCATACTCCACATGGTATTATTGAGACACCGACATTTATGCCCGTAGGCACGTTAGCTACGGTCAAAACGATGAGTCCGGAAGAACTTAAGCAAATGGATGCACAGATTATTCTAAGTAATACTTATCACCTGTTCCTTCGCCCTGGTCACGATATTATTCGCGAAGCAGGTGGCCTCCATAAATTCATGAATTGGGATCGCCCCATTCTGACGGACAGTGGTGGATTTCAAGTATTTAGTCTTAGTGAAATGCGTAAGATTACGGAGGAAGGCGTTCATTTCCGCTCACATCTAAATGGTGATAAGTTATTCTTATCTCCAGAGGTTGTTATGGAAATCCAGAATGCACTTGGATCTGACATTATGATGGCTTTCGATGAATGTCCTCCATACCCTGCAGAATACGAATACGTTAAGAAATCACTTGAACGAACAACACGCTGGGCTGAGCGTTGTCTAGAAAGTCATGCTCGAAGTCATGATCAAGGACTATTTGGTATTGTTCAAGGTGGGATGTATGAGGATTTACGTAGACAAAGTGCCCAAGATTTGACTTCCATGGATTTCCCGGGTTATGCTATTGGTGGACTCAGTGTAGGAGAGTCGAAGCAGCTGATGTACGATGTTTTGGATTACACAGTTCCACTTCTTCCAAGCAATAAACCTCGATATTTAATGGGCGTAGGATCTCCCGATGCTCTGATTGAAGGATCTATTCGTGGAATTGATATGTTTGACTGCGTTCTACCAACACGGATTGCTCGTAATGGGACAACGATGACAAGCGAAGGAAGAGTAGTAATTCGTAATGCAAAGTATGCCCGTGACTTTGGACCACTAGATCCAGCATGCGATTGTTATACTTGCAAAAATTACTCAAGAGCTTATTTGAGACATCTAATTAAAGCTGATGAGACTTTTGGATTGAGACTGACTACATACCATAATCTGCATTTCTTGCTAGATTTAATGCGAAAAGTGAGACAGAGTATTATGGAAGATAGACTCCTTGATTTTCGAGATGAGTTTTTCGAGCAGTATGGTCTTTACGAGAACCTAAAAGGGTTCTAG